Proteins co-encoded in one Opitutus terrae PB90-1 genomic window:
- a CDS encoding TIGR04076 family protein has translation MNENTPIDERLWKIAQKHLGYSDDELKQFRENPRNADVLARSAELKNKIIVLEVVESHGCNSRHRVGDKIHLDGAGNLLTELCPKRVCTYALNSAAMMVFAANEMIYAGVDPNQIRFRRASCFDVGLQCGGWGRIVLELHVEDRDSAAAAADQRA, from the coding sequence ATGAACGAAAACACCCCCATCGATGAACGGCTCTGGAAGATTGCTCAGAAGCATCTTGGCTACAGCGACGACGAGCTGAAGCAATTCCGCGAGAATCCGCGTAACGCCGACGTGCTCGCGCGGTCTGCTGAACTCAAGAACAAGATCATCGTACTCGAAGTCGTGGAGTCGCATGGCTGCAATAGCCGGCATCGCGTGGGAGACAAAATCCATCTGGATGGCGCCGGCAATCTGCTCACCGAGCTTTGCCCCAAACGTGTCTGCACCTACGCGCTGAACTCGGCTGCGATGATGGTTTTTGCCGCCAACGAAATGATCTACGCGGGGGTGGATCCGAACCAGATCCGGTTTCGCCGCGCCAGCTGCTTCGATGTCGGGCTGCAGTGCGGTGGCTGGGGGCGCATCGTGCTCGAGTTGCACGTCGAGGACCGGGACAGTGCGGCCGCGGCGGCGGACCAACGCGCTTGA
- a CDS encoding SCO family protein has translation MNTPACLRSMRRMRALRFLALFALVFADGWAAETARAATEQVFTVRGVVRGRLQNGTLRIAHQAIPDYMPAMTMPFNVDPAALEQAAQFQPGDGVEFKFAVTDASSRAFDFRRIGGPRGADEPAAIAAVPARRLREGDEVPPFVLRDQLDRPLTLADLRGKRTVLTFIFTRCPVPEFCPLMSQRFRTLQQALATSPSADTPVQLLSITLDPEFDTPQILRAYGESYGADPARWRFATGPKEQITALTRAFAVHTEQSRGTLDHTLATALIGPDARVQTIWRGNGWKPDEILAALAQPPSQ, from the coding sequence ATGAACACCCCAGCCTGTCTCCGGTCCATGCGCCGCATGCGCGCGCTCCGTTTCCTCGCTCTTTTCGCCCTCGTGTTCGCCGACGGCTGGGCGGCAGAAACGGCCCGGGCCGCGACGGAACAAGTCTTCACCGTGCGCGGCGTCGTCCGCGGCCGACTGCAGAACGGCACGCTCCGCATCGCGCACCAGGCGATCCCGGACTACATGCCGGCGATGACGATGCCGTTCAATGTCGACCCGGCGGCGCTCGAGCAGGCAGCGCAATTTCAGCCGGGCGACGGCGTCGAATTCAAGTTTGCCGTGACCGACGCGTCCTCCCGCGCCTTCGATTTCCGCCGCATCGGTGGCCCGCGCGGCGCGGACGAGCCGGCCGCCATCGCCGCCGTGCCCGCGCGGCGACTCCGCGAAGGCGACGAGGTGCCGCCGTTCGTGCTGCGCGATCAGCTGGATCGACCGCTCACACTGGCGGACCTGCGCGGCAAACGGACCGTGTTGACCTTCATCTTCACGCGTTGTCCGGTGCCGGAATTTTGTCCGCTGATGTCGCAGCGTTTCCGCACGCTGCAGCAGGCGCTCGCCACGTCGCCGTCGGCCGACACTCCCGTGCAACTGCTGAGCATCACGCTCGATCCCGAGTTCGACACGCCGCAGATCTTGCGGGCCTACGGCGAAAGTTACGGTGCGGATCCGGCGCGCTGGCGGTTCGCCACCGGCCCGAAGGAACAGATCACGGCGCTCACGCGCGCCTTCGCCGTGCACACCGAGCAGAGCCGCGGCACGCTGGATCACACGCTGGCCACCGCGCTGATCGGGCCCGACGCCCGCGTGCAGACGATCTGGCGCGGCAACGGCTGGAAGCCCGACGAGATCCTCGCCGCGCTCGCGCAGCCGCCATCGCAATAG
- a CDS encoding plastocyanin/azurin family copper-binding protein, with translation MKNIVRSFAVTLCAAVLLAGCGKKSDSGAQSSGDAAAPAGKSASATSAETPASGRSVEIKADDTMKFSLTEIRAKRGEALSVTLRNVGNTPKFSMGHNWVLLKKGANVDEFINEAMNAAATDYVPASKQDMVLRHTKLLGPKEVDTVTFNAPAEPGRYVFLCSFPGHYQVGMKGELVVE, from the coding sequence ATGAAAAACATCGTTCGATCCTTCGCGGTAACCCTGTGCGCAGCTGTGCTGCTCGCCGGCTGTGGCAAGAAATCCGATTCGGGAGCGCAGAGCTCCGGCGACGCCGCCGCGCCGGCGGGCAAGTCGGCTTCTGCCACGAGCGCGGAAACGCCGGCCAGTGGCCGCTCGGTCGAGATCAAGGCCGACGACACGATGAAGTTCTCGCTGACCGAGATTCGCGCCAAGCGCGGCGAGGCGCTGTCGGTCACGCTGCGCAACGTCGGCAACACGCCCAAGTTTTCGATGGGCCACAATTGGGTGCTGCTCAAGAAGGGCGCCAACGTGGACGAGTTCATCAACGAGGCGATGAACGCCGCCGCGACGGACTACGTTCCCGCCTCGAAGCAGGACATGGTGCTGCGGCACACGAAGCTGCTGGGGCCGAAGGAGGTCGACACGGTTACCTTCAACGCGCCGGCCGAACCCGGCCGCTACGTCTTCCTCTGTTCCTTCCCCGGCCACTATCAGGTCGGCATGAAGGGTGAACTGGTCGTCGAGTAA
- the nosZ gene encoding Sec-dependent nitrous-oxide reductase, which produces MKRSLHTPLALSLLSLTVLLGGCGRPGGDGAGNGKSGKADANSAAVKTYVAPGQKDEFYLFYSGGHSGQIFVAGIPSMRHLITIPVFTPSPGTGYGFDEETKKMLGGYTWGDVHHPGLSQTDGKYDGRWLFVNDNANNRIARVDLRDFKTKQILGPIPNSSGNHGSSFVTENTENVLVATRFSVPLPKGRYAELNDYEKEFNGMVSGIKVDPQSGEMSVGWQILTPPFDWDLGSTGKGPSSGWAFWTSYNTEMAHDQLEVNASQRERDYAAVVNWKAAEAAVREGKGTDMDGVPVIDPAKVPGVLYFLPVPKSPHGIDVDPSGRWIAAGGKLQPTASVFDFEKIRVAIEKRDFEGEFRGVPILRFESVLEGEVPVGLGPLHTQYDGKGNAYTSLFIESVVTKWKLPPWTDEQKKDLSKAVIDKIPVHFNIGHLVIGGSDTKEPYGRYLVAGNKLSKGRHLSTGPSQPESSQLIDITGEKMAMLYETFTDPEPHFMQILKADVIKPIEVYPKAENKNPNAVWDAKDTSVTRSGNTVEVKALAIRSHFAPERIDAQVGDEVVVHLTNVEQTPDMIHGWGLAEHDINIIVDPGETKTVRFKVTKPGVFPFYCTNFCSALHQEMQGYLAVKPASTASTAPVPTGAGAVAAMP; this is translated from the coding sequence ATGAAACGATCCCTGCATACCCCGCTCGCTCTCTCCCTGCTCTCGTTGACCGTGCTCCTCGGCGGCTGCGGCCGACCCGGAGGCGATGGCGCGGGCAACGGCAAGTCCGGCAAAGCCGACGCCAACTCCGCCGCGGTGAAAACCTATGTCGCGCCGGGCCAGAAGGACGAGTTCTACCTGTTCTACTCGGGTGGTCACTCGGGTCAGATCTTCGTGGCCGGGATTCCGTCGATGCGGCACCTGATCACGATTCCCGTGTTCACGCCCAGCCCGGGCACTGGCTACGGCTTCGATGAGGAAACGAAGAAGATGCTCGGCGGCTACACCTGGGGCGACGTTCATCACCCCGGGCTCTCGCAGACGGACGGTAAATACGACGGTCGCTGGCTGTTCGTGAACGACAACGCCAACAACCGCATCGCGCGCGTCGACCTGCGGGATTTCAAAACCAAGCAGATTCTCGGGCCGATTCCCAATTCCAGCGGCAATCACGGTTCCTCGTTCGTGACCGAGAACACCGAAAACGTCCTCGTCGCGACGCGCTTTTCCGTCCCGTTGCCGAAAGGCCGCTACGCCGAGCTGAACGACTACGAGAAGGAGTTCAACGGCATGGTCAGCGGCATCAAGGTCGATCCGCAGAGCGGCGAGATGTCGGTCGGCTGGCAGATTCTCACGCCGCCGTTTGATTGGGATCTCGGCTCGACCGGCAAGGGCCCGAGCTCGGGCTGGGCGTTCTGGACCTCTTACAACACGGAGATGGCGCACGATCAGCTCGAGGTGAACGCCTCGCAGCGCGAGCGCGACTACGCTGCTGTGGTGAACTGGAAAGCCGCCGAAGCCGCCGTACGCGAGGGCAAGGGCACCGACATGGACGGCGTGCCGGTAATCGATCCGGCGAAGGTGCCTGGCGTCCTCTACTTCCTGCCGGTGCCCAAGTCTCCCCACGGCATTGATGTCGATCCGTCGGGCCGCTGGATCGCAGCTGGCGGCAAGCTGCAGCCGACCGCCTCGGTGTTCGATTTCGAGAAGATCCGCGTCGCGATCGAGAAGAGGGATTTCGAGGGCGAGTTCCGCGGGGTTCCGATCCTGCGGTTCGAATCCGTGCTCGAGGGCGAAGTGCCGGTCGGGCTCGGTCCGCTGCACACGCAGTATGACGGCAAGGGCAATGCCTACACCTCGCTGTTCATCGAGTCGGTGGTCACGAAGTGGAAGCTGCCGCCGTGGACCGACGAGCAGAAGAAGGATCTCTCCAAGGCCGTCATCGACAAGATCCCGGTGCATTTCAACATCGGTCACCTGGTGATCGGCGGTTCGGATACGAAGGAGCCTTACGGTCGTTATCTGGTCGCCGGCAACAAGCTCTCGAAGGGGCGGCACCTCAGCACGGGTCCGTCGCAGCCCGAGAGCAGCCAGTTGATCGACATCACCGGCGAAAAGATGGCCATGCTCTACGAGACGTTCACGGATCCGGAGCCGCACTTCATGCAGATCCTGAAGGCCGACGTCATCAAGCCGATCGAGGTTTATCCGAAGGCGGAGAACAAGAACCCGAACGCCGTCTGGGACGCGAAGGACACGAGCGTCACGCGCAGCGGCAACACCGTCGAGGTGAAGGCGCTTGCGATCCGGAGTCATTTCGCGCCGGAGCGGATCGATGCGCAGGTGGGCGACGAGGTCGTGGTGCACCTGACCAATGTCGAGCAGACGCCCGACATGATCCATGGCTGGGGCCTGGCCGAGCACGACATCAACATCATCGTGGATCCAGGCGAAACCAAGACGGTGCGTTTCAAGGTGACGAAGCCGGGCGTGTTTCCGTTCTACTGCACGAACTTCTGCTCGGCGCTGCACCAGGAGATGCAGGGGTACCTGGCGGTGAAACCCGCCAGCACGGCGAGCACCGCGCCGGTGCCGACGGGCGCTGGCGCCGTGGCCGCGATGCCATGA
- a CDS encoding NosD domain-containing protein — translation MDPIPEQRVGDGGFRCEGPLCFRAWLAALIALVVVLPARAGSSFDLAAAIRSAGPGATIEVPAGTYRGPFVLEQPIRLLGAPGAILDGGGQANVVEIRAPDVELAGFVIRNSSSDIERDRAGVYVVAPRATIRDNTVVDCLHGIYLKAANDVRILHNVIRGRAALETVADPIVSGLKLSSAELCSSELEQNQRGNGIHLWKSLRTEITDNDIRGTRDGIYFSFSDQTQVRRNRISQVRYGLHYMYSDENLFEGNTFADNAAGAALMFSADIVLRGNRFTANRTQRSYGLLLQTVDRTVIEHNVMEGNTVGLYLESNHTNTVRNNEIAGNYIGLRISDSSGDNTFSGNSFVRNVHPVEMSGASEGNHWTAGGRGNHWDGALTLDLNRDGVADVAHREVDVFGSWRREFPAIGLLSGSPGERLIRFIYSRVPVRGLLGVTDARPLVRAPAP, via the coding sequence GTGGACCCGATCCCGGAACAACGCGTCGGAGACGGCGGGTTCCGTTGCGAAGGGCCGCTGTGCTTCCGTGCCTGGCTGGCGGCACTCATCGCTCTTGTCGTGGTGTTGCCGGCACGAGCGGGCTCCTCGTTCGACCTTGCTGCCGCCATCCGCTCCGCTGGGCCGGGGGCCACGATCGAGGTGCCGGCGGGCACGTATCGCGGGCCTTTCGTGCTCGAACAGCCGATCCGGCTGCTCGGCGCGCCGGGCGCCATCCTCGATGGGGGCGGCCAAGCCAACGTCGTCGAGATCCGCGCACCCGACGTCGAACTCGCGGGCTTCGTCATTCGCAATTCCAGCAGCGACATCGAGCGCGACCGCGCCGGCGTCTACGTGGTCGCCCCGCGCGCGACGATCCGCGACAACACCGTCGTCGATTGTCTCCACGGTATCTACCTCAAGGCGGCTAACGATGTTCGCATCCTGCACAATGTCATCCGGGGACGCGCGGCCTTGGAGACCGTGGCCGACCCGATCGTGTCCGGACTCAAGCTTTCGTCTGCCGAGCTGTGCTCGAGCGAGCTGGAACAGAACCAGCGCGGCAACGGCATTCACCTCTGGAAATCGCTGCGCACCGAGATCACCGACAACGACATTCGCGGCACGCGCGACGGGATTTATTTTTCGTTCTCCGACCAGACGCAGGTGCGTCGCAACCGGATCAGCCAGGTCCGCTACGGACTGCATTACATGTATTCCGACGAGAATCTCTTCGAGGGAAACACCTTCGCGGACAACGCCGCGGGCGCGGCGCTGATGTTCTCGGCGGACATCGTGCTGCGCGGCAACCGCTTCACCGCCAATCGCACCCAGCGTTCTTACGGGCTGCTGCTGCAAACCGTGGATCGCACCGTCATCGAGCACAATGTCATGGAAGGAAATACCGTCGGGCTCTACCTCGAGAGCAACCACACGAACACCGTCCGGAACAACGAAATCGCCGGCAACTACATCGGCCTGCGGATCTCCGACAGCTCCGGTGACAACACTTTTAGCGGAAACAGCTTTGTCCGGAACGTGCATCCGGTGGAGATGAGCGGCGCCAGCGAGGGCAATCACTGGACCGCGGGCGGCCGCGGCAATCACTGGGATGGCGCATTGACGCTCGACCTCAACCGCGATGGGGTGGCGGACGTGGCGCATCGCGAAGTGGATGTCTTCGGCTCGTGGCGACGTGAGTTTCCGGCGATTGGGCTGCTTTCGGGCAGTCCGGGCGAACGCTTGATCCGGTTCATTTACAGTCGCGTGCCGGTGCGCGGTTTGCTCGGAGTGACCGATGCGCGGCCGCTGGTCCGCGCACCCGCGCCGTGA
- a CDS encoding ABC transporter ATP-binding protein, producing the protein MIEISGLSKRFRSRAVLQRLDLTVRPGAVNLLVGANGAGKTTLLRIIAQLAAPDAGTVRINGLDLGTEPLRALAQLSFLPQAPRFHPRLTTRQVAQYYGRLRRREPSAVDAELARWQLTDHLQVMTHQLSGGMRQRLALAVFALAHAPVLVLDEPGLSLDPFWREQLQQFLTDAAREGRTVLVATHLLGEWEGRVDACHHMQAGRIVGELPPARLRAAFAEAEGLPLPDREGIE; encoded by the coding sequence GTGATCGAGATTTCCGGCCTCAGCAAACGCTTCCGCTCGCGCGCGGTGTTGCAGCGGCTCGATCTCACGGTCCGTCCCGGCGCAGTCAACCTGCTGGTGGGCGCCAACGGCGCCGGCAAGACCACCTTGCTGCGGATCATCGCGCAACTGGCTGCTCCCGACGCGGGGACGGTGCGGATCAACGGGCTCGACCTCGGGACGGAGCCGTTGCGGGCCTTGGCGCAGCTATCGTTTCTGCCCCAGGCGCCACGGTTTCACCCGCGGCTCACCACGCGGCAAGTGGCGCAGTATTACGGGCGGTTGCGGCGACGGGAGCCGTCCGCGGTGGACGCGGAACTCGCGCGCTGGCAGCTGACCGACCACCTCCAGGTAATGACGCATCAACTTTCCGGCGGCATGCGGCAGCGGCTGGCGCTCGCGGTCTTTGCGCTGGCGCACGCGCCCGTGCTGGTGCTCGACGAGCCCGGCCTGAGCTTGGATCCGTTCTGGCGTGAACAACTGCAGCAGTTTCTGACCGACGCGGCGCGCGAGGGCCGCACCGTGCTGGTGGCGACCCATCTGCTCGGCGAGTGGGAGGGGCGCGTCGACGCGTGCCACCACATGCAGGCGGGCCGGATCGTCGGCGAGTTGCCTCCGGCGCGACTGCGCGCCGCCTTCGCGGAGGCCGAGGGGCTGCCGTTGCCCGATCGGGAGGGCATCGAATGA
- a CDS encoding helix-turn-helix transcriptional regulator, which translates to MNFRAQLSRPPLERMLKIHDELRRGALVNCTKLMKALEVSRKTVIRDIAFMRDRLELPIEFDPLIQAYRYTQPVNAFPTVNVTEGELLALLVAQRALEQYRGTPFHRQLEIAFGKLAGGLRDRISFSPADELRTVSFKNIGLGKTDLAVFNALSGAVLRQEEVTFDYRKPGDARASSRRVQPYHLANRENLWYLVGFDLERGALRTFALPRIATVANTKAGFTRPADFSPEKFFANALGVLGGGGDYRVVIRFTAAVADRIREREWHESQELRELPGDALEVQLRLGALSEVEQWVLGWGAAAQVLAPAELRENLRRTTAALAKIYA; encoded by the coding sequence ATGAACTTCCGCGCCCAGCTTTCCCGTCCGCCGCTCGAGCGGATGCTCAAGATCCACGACGAGCTGCGTCGGGGCGCGTTGGTCAACTGCACGAAGCTGATGAAGGCGCTCGAGGTCTCGCGCAAAACGGTGATCCGTGACATCGCCTTCATGCGTGACCGGCTCGAGCTGCCGATAGAATTCGATCCGCTGATCCAGGCGTATCGCTACACGCAACCGGTGAATGCGTTTCCGACGGTGAACGTCACCGAGGGCGAGCTCCTCGCGCTGCTGGTGGCGCAGCGCGCGCTCGAGCAGTATCGCGGCACGCCGTTTCACCGGCAGCTGGAGATCGCGTTCGGCAAGCTCGCGGGCGGACTGCGCGACCGGATTTCGTTCTCCCCCGCGGACGAGTTGCGCACGGTTTCGTTCAAGAACATCGGCCTCGGCAAAACCGATCTCGCCGTCTTCAACGCGCTCAGCGGCGCCGTGCTTCGCCAGGAGGAGGTCACCTTCGACTACCGCAAGCCCGGCGACGCCCGGGCGTCCTCACGGCGGGTGCAGCCTTATCATTTGGCGAACCGGGAGAACCTCTGGTATCTCGTCGGCTTCGATCTCGAACGCGGCGCCTTGCGGACCTTCGCGCTGCCGCGCATCGCGACCGTTGCGAACACCAAGGCCGGATTCACCCGTCCCGCCGACTTCTCGCCGGAGAAGTTTTTCGCCAACGCGCTGGGTGTGCTCGGCGGCGGCGGCGACTATCGCGTGGTGATCCGTTTCACCGCCGCTGTCGCTGATCGGATTCGCGAACGCGAGTGGCACGAATCGCAGGAGCTGCGCGAGCTGCCCGGCGACGCACTCGAGGTCCAGCTGCGGTTGGGTGCGCTGAGTGAGGTCGAGCAATGGGTGCTCGGTTGGGGCGCGGCGGCCCAGGTGCTCGCGCCCGCGGAGCTGCGCGAAAACCTGCGACGGACCACGGCTGCGTTGGCAAAAATCTATGCCTGA
- a CDS encoding M13 family metallopeptidase translates to MISRRLLPLIAVLPAAAPLAASVAAAEASRPLVDPGFAIERMDLSVAPGTDFARFAAGKWYETTQIPADKSRWGGFDELREQNWAALREIVEETAAQPAAAGSVPQKVGDFYASAMDTARINALGLKPIEADLAAIADAKDKEALFHQVAQMHLRIGSPFLGLAFFPDQKQSDVYGFYLFQGGLSLPSKEYYFSEKFARERWEFVGHVAKMLELAGEPRAAAFQQAETVFALEKALAENAKLPVELRDRLANYNKMTIDAAASAYAGLPLKQLVQELGVPATVRDVIVGQPKFFEGLSKELQARSLDELKVYTRWQLLRAAAPLLSEPLEAESFRFYGTVLNGTPQQEPRWQRATKAVDGAIGEALGQLYVEKRFPPAARARMMELIENVKAVMRDRLAQLEWMTEPTRQKALEKFSRFRAMIGYPAKWRDYSSVEIKRDDYFGNAARAAYFNSRRVIDRLGRKVDKDEWGMTPPTVNAYFSSVTNQIVFPAGILQPPFFDVRMDDAVNYGAIAAVIGHEITHGFDDQGRRSDADGNLVDWWTPEDEARFKERAQMLVAQYNSYEALPGLHVNGQLTLGENIADLGGVSIAFEALQRSLRGQPTPPKIDGFTAEQRFFISWAQQWRTQFRDDALRLQVARDPHAPGNIRAFGPLVNFQPFYDAFAVKEGDRMWRSPAQRAKIW, encoded by the coding sequence ATGATTTCACGTCGCTTGCTCCCCCTGATCGCAGTTCTGCCCGCTGCTGCCCCGCTGGCGGCGAGCGTGGCTGCCGCCGAAGCATCCCGCCCGCTGGTCGATCCCGGCTTCGCCATCGAGCGGATGGATCTTTCGGTCGCACCGGGCACGGATTTCGCCCGGTTCGCGGCGGGCAAGTGGTACGAGACGACGCAGATCCCGGCGGACAAATCGCGCTGGGGCGGATTCGATGAACTGCGCGAGCAGAATTGGGCGGCGTTGCGGGAGATCGTGGAAGAGACTGCGGCGCAGCCGGCCGCCGCGGGCTCCGTGCCGCAGAAGGTGGGCGATTTTTACGCTTCGGCGATGGACACGGCGCGGATCAACGCACTCGGGTTGAAGCCGATCGAGGCGGACCTCGCGGCGATCGCGGACGCGAAGGACAAGGAGGCGCTTTTCCATCAAGTCGCGCAGATGCACCTGCGGATCGGGTCGCCGTTCCTCGGATTGGCGTTTTTTCCCGACCAGAAGCAGAGCGACGTTTACGGTTTCTACCTTTTCCAGGGTGGGCTGAGCCTGCCGTCGAAGGAGTATTACTTCTCGGAAAAATTCGCGCGAGAGCGGTGGGAGTTCGTCGGGCACGTGGCGAAGATGCTGGAGCTGGCCGGCGAGCCGCGAGCGGCGGCGTTTCAGCAGGCGGAGACGGTGTTCGCGCTGGAGAAGGCCCTCGCCGAAAACGCCAAGCTGCCGGTCGAACTGCGCGATCGCCTGGCGAACTACAACAAGATGACGATCGACGCGGCTGCGTCCGCTTACGCCGGACTGCCGCTGAAGCAGCTGGTTCAGGAGCTGGGCGTGCCGGCAACCGTGCGCGACGTGATCGTCGGCCAGCCGAAGTTTTTCGAGGGCTTGTCGAAGGAACTGCAGGCGCGTTCGCTCGACGAGTTGAAGGTCTACACGCGCTGGCAGTTATTGCGTGCCGCGGCGCCGTTGCTGTCGGAACCGCTCGAGGCCGAGAGTTTTCGCTTCTACGGCACCGTCTTGAACGGCACGCCGCAGCAGGAGCCGCGCTGGCAGCGCGCGACCAAGGCCGTGGACGGTGCGATCGGCGAGGCGCTGGGCCAGCTTTACGTCGAGAAGCGGTTTCCGCCGGCCGCGCGCGCGCGGATGATGGAGCTGATCGAGAACGTCAAAGCGGTGATGCGCGACCGGCTTGCCCAGCTCGAGTGGATGACCGAGCCGACGCGGCAGAAGGCGTTGGAAAAATTCTCCCGGTTCCGCGCGATGATCGGCTACCCGGCGAAGTGGCGCGACTATTCGTCCGTGGAGATCAAGCGCGACGACTATTTCGGCAACGCGGCGCGGGCGGCCTACTTCAATTCGCGCCGGGTCATCGACCGGCTCGGCCGCAAGGTGGACAAGGACGAGTGGGGCATGACGCCGCCGACGGTGAACGCGTATTTCTCGTCGGTCACCAACCAGATCGTGTTTCCCGCCGGCATCCTGCAACCGCCGTTCTTTGATGTGCGCATGGACGACGCGGTGAACTATGGCGCCATTGCCGCCGTAATCGGCCACGAGATCACCCACGGTTTCGACGATCAGGGGCGCCGGTCCGATGCGGACGGCAATCTCGTCGATTGGTGGACACCGGAGGACGAAGCTCGCTTCAAGGAGCGCGCGCAGATGCTCGTGGCACAATACAACAGCTACGAGGCACTGCCCGGCTTGCACGTGAACGGTCAGCTCACGCTCGGCGAAAACATCGCGGACCTGGGCGGCGTTTCGATCGCGTTCGAGGCGCTGCAGCGATCGCTCCGGGGCCAGCCCACGCCGCCGAAGATCGACGGCTTCACGGCGGAGCAGCGGTTCTTCATTTCGTGGGCACAGCAGTGGCGCACGCAGTTTCGCGACGATGCGTTGCGGCTGCAGGTCGCGCGTGATCCGCATGCTCCGGGCAACATTCGCGCCTTTGGGCCTTTGGTGAACTTCCAGCCGTTTTATGACGCGTTTGCCGTGAAGGAGGGCGATCGCATGTGGCGCTCGCCCGCGCAGCGCGCCAAGATCTGGTAG